The Rhodococcus sp. X156 genome window below encodes:
- a CDS encoding universal stress protein encodes MTTPRTTPASPRVVVGIDGSAPSEQALRWARFLADTTGAGVEAVAVWRAPSTYGWAGISRPEITLGWDPAADAHRLVVETVQKVFGTPTFPGLTVTVREGNTVEVLLELSGEAQVLVVGSRGRGGFSGMLLGSVSAACAEHATCPVMVVHGTTPPPPRP; translated from the coding sequence TTGACCACACCACGCACCACTCCCGCCTCGCCGCGCGTCGTCGTGGGCATCGACGGATCAGCGCCGTCGGAGCAGGCCCTGCGGTGGGCCCGCTTCCTGGCCGACACCACCGGTGCCGGGGTGGAGGCAGTGGCGGTGTGGCGGGCGCCCTCCACCTACGGCTGGGCCGGCATCAGCCGACCGGAGATCACCCTGGGGTGGGACCCCGCGGCCGACGCACACCGACTCGTGGTGGAGACGGTGCAGAAGGTGTTCGGCACGCCCACCTTCCCCGGCCTGACCGTCACGGTGCGCGAGGGCAACACCGTCGAGGTTCTGCTGGAGCTGAGCGGCGAGGCCCAGGTGCTGGTGGTGGGCAGCCGGGGGCGGGGCGGGTTCAGTGGCATGCTGCTCGGCTCGGTCAGCGCCGCCTGCGCCGAGCACGCCACCTGCCCGGTGATGGTGGTGCACGGAACCACCCCGCCCCCGCCGCGTCCGTGA
- a CDS encoding DUF4190 domain-containing protein yields the protein MNDDRDPRLDDRQSDDHREAEHQGDESGRYRPDPYGSSVVLLPPTNGMAIASLVLSLVAGTGAPFAVIFGHVARRQIRRTGERGEGMALAGLIIGYLELAVLAVAIAVLLVVLAPFASDDTSSAYQQYSSATGGAAPSYAAQPRYSAPSDATTTYAPPPTSRRVLTSTAAPTSTAPSTSTAPSTGEPTLAGADRQGFAERGARCNASDPAVAIGYTPSSEVVVCLTGAGRYYYKGMRLRDLSAIEIDDPVPSGDGFVADNGGGRYVLSSSALTIYQGSELVGTEPMLGYWAA from the coding sequence ATGAACGACGACCGTGATCCGCGCCTGGACGACCGCCAGTCGGACGACCACCGAGAAGCCGAGCACCAGGGGGATGAATCCGGCCGCTACCGGCCCGACCCGTACGGCTCGTCGGTGGTTCTACTGCCGCCGACCAACGGCATGGCGATCGCGTCGCTGGTGCTCAGCCTGGTAGCGGGCACGGGTGCACCCTTCGCCGTGATCTTCGGCCACGTCGCTCGCCGGCAGATCCGACGGACCGGTGAGCGCGGCGAGGGCATGGCGCTGGCCGGGCTGATCATCGGCTACCTGGAGCTGGCGGTCCTGGCCGTGGCCATCGCCGTGCTGCTGGTGGTTCTCGCGCCGTTCGCCAGCGACGACACCTCGTCGGCATACCAGCAGTACTCCAGTGCAACCGGCGGGGCCGCACCCAGCTACGCCGCCCAGCCCAGGTACTCCGCACCTTCGGACGCCACGACCACCTACGCGCCACCGCCGACGAGCCGACGGGTCCTCACCAGCACGGCGGCGCCGACGAGCACTGCCCCCTCGACGAGCACTGCCCCCTCGACGGGGGAGCCCACGCTGGCCGGGGCGGACCGACAGGGCTTCGCCGAGCGGGGAGCGCGGTGCAACGCCTCCGACCCAGCCGTGGCCATCGGCTACACCCCGAGCTCGGAGGTGGTCGTGTGCCTCACCGGGGCGGGCCGCTACTACTACAAGGGGATGCGCCTGCGGGACCTGTCCGCCATCGAGATCGACGATCCCGTCCCCTCTGGAGACGGGTTCGTCGCCGACAACGGTGGCGGTCGCTACGTGCTGTCCTCTTCGGCGCTCACTATCTACCAGGGCTCAGAGCTGGTCGGCACCGAGCCCATGCTCGGCTACTGGGCGGCCTGA
- a CDS encoding serine hydrolase domain-containing protein: MLEIHGFCDDRFAGLRSALQDNVTSGAELGACLAVTIDGEPVVDLWGGWSDTEQTVPWERDTITNVWSSTKTVTALAALVLVERGELDVYSPVARYWPEFAANGKQDVQVRHLLSHTSGVSGWDAPFAIEEMYDAEAAAARLAGQAPWWEPGTASGYHALNYGHLVGEVVRRVTGQSLGQFVATEITGPLGADLHIGLPASELGRVSDVVPPPPLGLDYSTIDPSSVMIRTFTGPVADARASWTDAWRTAEIGGANGHGNARALARIQSVIACGGEVDGVRLLSPATIKLIFDQQSDGTDLVLQTPLRFGIGFALPHPTSVPFVPDEKGICFWGGWGGSQVVIDTERRMVVSYVMNKMGAGLLGSDRSAQYVSAAFAAV, from the coding sequence ATGCTCGAGATCCACGGATTCTGCGACGACCGGTTCGCCGGGCTGCGCTCAGCTTTGCAGGACAACGTCACCTCGGGGGCTGAGCTGGGCGCGTGCCTGGCGGTGACCATCGACGGCGAACCGGTGGTGGACCTGTGGGGCGGCTGGTCGGACACCGAGCAGACCGTGCCGTGGGAGCGCGACACCATCACCAACGTGTGGTCGTCGACCAAGACGGTGACCGCCCTGGCCGCCCTGGTGCTGGTCGAGCGGGGCGAGCTGGACGTCTACTCCCCCGTGGCGCGGTACTGGCCGGAGTTCGCCGCCAACGGCAAGCAGGACGTGCAGGTGCGCCACCTGCTCTCGCACACCTCCGGCGTCTCTGGGTGGGACGCGCCGTTCGCCATTGAGGAGATGTACGACGCCGAGGCGGCCGCGGCCCGCCTGGCCGGACAGGCGCCGTGGTGGGAGCCGGGCACCGCCTCCGGCTACCACGCGCTGAACTACGGCCACCTCGTCGGTGAGGTGGTGCGGCGCGTGACGGGACAGTCGCTGGGTCAGTTCGTGGCCACCGAGATCACCGGCCCGCTGGGCGCCGACCTGCACATCGGCCTGCCGGCGAGCGAGCTCGGCCGGGTCTCCGACGTGGTGCCCCCACCGCCGCTGGGCCTGGACTACAGCACCATCGACCCCAGCAGCGTGATGATCCGGACGTTCACCGGGCCGGTGGCCGACGCCCGCGCCAGCTGGACCGACGCGTGGCGCACGGCGGAGATCGGCGGCGCCAACGGCCACGGCAACGCCCGTGCGCTGGCGCGCATCCAGTCGGTGATCGCCTGCGGCGGCGAGGTGGACGGGGTGCGACTGCTCTCCCCCGCCACCATCAAGCTGATCTTCGACCAGCAGTCCGACGGCACCGACCTGGTGCTGCAGACGCCGCTGCGCTTCGGCATCGGCTTCGCCCTGCCGCACCCGACGTCGGTGCCCTTCGTGCCGGACGAGAAGGGCATCTGCTTCTGGGGCGGCTGGGGCGGGTCGCAGGTCGTCATCGACACCGAGCGCCGGATGGTGGTGTCCTACGTGATGAACAAGATGGGCGCGGGCCTGCTGGGATCGGACCGCAGCGCCCAGTACGTCTCGGCGGCGTTCGCGGCGGTGTGA
- a CDS encoding NAD(P)/FAD-dependent oxidoreductase, with protein sequence MSDTFDVIVVGAGAIGENAAGRAVQGGLSVAMVEAQLIGGECSYWACMPSKALIRTPQAVHDARALPGVTASFDPAAVLARRNQFTHDWDDASQQEWAEGAGITVVRGTARLTGPKEVQLDDGRRLTATQAVVLATGSVPAEPPIDGLADTEHWGSREATSAQAVPESLVVLGSGVVGCELAQAYARLGSAVTMLVRGDRVLPKVEPAASDLVRAGLAADGVDLRFGVNLTRVHRDDDGLLLHLDDGSELRAEQLLVATGRRPATDDVGVETVGLTPGETLHVDDSGQVQGVDGDWLYACGDVTGRAPLTHQGKYDARVVGDVIAARAKGTVDAAPWSRYAATADHAAVPQVVFTDPEVAYVGRTAQETERAGIAHDVVEIDIAVGGSSLYADGYTGKAVMVVDRERQVLLGVTFAGPGVAEMLHAATIAIVGEVPLHRLWHAVPSYPTVSEVWLRLLEAYGL encoded by the coding sequence ATGAGCGACACTTTTGACGTCATCGTGGTGGGCGCCGGGGCCATCGGGGAGAACGCCGCGGGGCGCGCCGTGCAGGGCGGGCTGTCGGTGGCGATGGTGGAAGCGCAGCTGATCGGCGGGGAGTGCTCCTACTGGGCGTGCATGCCCAGCAAGGCCCTCATCCGCACCCCGCAGGCGGTGCACGACGCGCGGGCCCTGCCCGGGGTGACCGCCTCGTTCGACCCGGCCGCGGTGCTGGCCCGGCGCAACCAGTTCACCCACGACTGGGACGACGCCAGCCAGCAGGAGTGGGCCGAGGGCGCCGGCATCACCGTCGTCCGCGGCACCGCGCGGCTCACCGGGCCCAAGGAGGTGCAGCTGGACGACGGCCGCCGGCTCACCGCCACCCAGGCCGTGGTGCTGGCCACCGGCAGCGTGCCGGCCGAGCCACCCATCGACGGCCTGGCGGACACCGAGCACTGGGGCTCGCGGGAGGCGACCTCGGCCCAGGCGGTGCCGGAGAGCCTGGTGGTGCTGGGCAGCGGGGTGGTGGGCTGCGAGCTGGCCCAGGCCTACGCCCGGCTCGGCTCGGCGGTGACCATGCTGGTGCGCGGTGACCGGGTGCTGCCCAAGGTGGAGCCGGCGGCCTCGGACCTGGTGCGCGCCGGCCTGGCGGCCGACGGCGTGGACCTGCGGTTCGGGGTGAACCTCACGCGGGTGCACCGCGACGACGACGGTCTGCTGCTCCACCTCGACGACGGCAGCGAGCTACGGGCCGAGCAGCTGTTGGTGGCCACCGGACGACGCCCGGCCACCGACGACGTCGGCGTGGAGACGGTGGGCCTCACCCCGGGCGAGACCCTGCACGTGGACGACAGCGGGCAGGTGCAGGGCGTGGACGGCGACTGGCTCTACGCCTGCGGCGACGTCACCGGCCGCGCACCGCTCACCCACCAGGGCAAGTACGACGCCCGCGTGGTGGGCGACGTGATCGCCGCCCGGGCCAAGGGGACGGTGGACGCCGCGCCGTGGAGCCGCTACGCCGCCACCGCCGACCACGCCGCGGTGCCGCAGGTGGTGTTCACCGACCCCGAGGTGGCCTACGTGGGCAGGACCGCCCAGGAGACCGAGCGGGCCGGCATCGCGCACGACGTGGTGGAGATCGACATCGCGGTGGGCGGGTCCTCGCTGTACGCCGACGGGTACACGGGCAAGGCGGTGATGGTGGTCGACCGCGAGCGCCAGGTGCTGCTGGGCGTGACGTTCGCCGGCCCGGGCGTCGCGGAGATGCTGCACGCGGCGACCATCGCGATCGTGGGCGAGGTGCCGCTGCACCGGCTGTGGCACGCCGTGCCGTCCTACCCCACGGTCAGCGAGGTGTGGCTGCGCCTGCTGGAGGCCTACGGCCTGTAG
- a CDS encoding Sir2 family NAD-dependent protein deacetylase: protein MQAMPGYDAPGLVELLRTSRRAVAFTGAGISTESGIPDFRSPGGVWTRYDPSEYTFDRYVASAQVRANSWAMRREFFAHNAQPNAAHRALAQLEEAGHAAGVITQNIDGLHQLAGSSPVVEVHGTAREVMCIGLAPRDGTPDGCGFTAPYTWGEEQVEAGDPDPHCPVCGGLVKSATVSFGQMLFPGVVQQAVELVSAADLVIAVGSSLQVFPAADLPVQGVKAGAALVIINDEPTPLDGIADLVVRGRAAEVLGPAVAEALES from the coding sequence ATGCAAGCGATGCCTGGGTACGACGCTCCGGGCCTGGTCGAGCTGCTGCGCACCAGCAGGCGCGCGGTGGCCTTCACCGGAGCCGGAATCTCCACCGAGTCCGGGATCCCGGACTTCCGCTCACCCGGCGGGGTGTGGACCCGCTACGACCCCAGCGAGTACACCTTCGACCGGTACGTCGCCTCCGCGCAGGTGCGGGCCAACAGCTGGGCCATGCGGCGGGAGTTCTTCGCCCACAACGCCCAGCCCAACGCCGCGCACCGGGCACTGGCCCAGCTGGAGGAGGCCGGCCACGCCGCGGGCGTCATCACCCAGAACATCGACGGTCTGCACCAGCTGGCTGGCAGCTCGCCGGTGGTGGAGGTGCACGGGACCGCTCGCGAGGTGATGTGCATCGGCCTCGCCCCGCGCGACGGCACGCCGGACGGCTGCGGGTTCACCGCGCCGTACACGTGGGGCGAGGAGCAGGTGGAGGCCGGCGACCCGGACCCGCACTGCCCCGTCTGCGGCGGCCTGGTGAAGTCGGCCACGGTGTCCTTCGGGCAGATGCTCTTCCCGGGGGTGGTGCAGCAGGCGGTGGAGCTGGTGAGCGCCGCCGACCTGGTTATCGCGGTGGGCTCCTCGCTGCAGGTGTTCCCGGCGGCGGACCTGCCGGTGCAGGGGGTGAAGGCGGGCGCGGCGCTGGTGATCATCAACGACGAGCCCACCCCGCTGGACGGCATCGCCGACCTGGTGGTGCGCGGGCGGGCCGCCGAGGTGCTCGGGCCCGCCGTGGCGGAGGCGCTGGAGTCGTAG
- a CDS encoding HSP20 family small heat-shock protein, producing the protein MLMRTDPFRELDRLTQQVMGTAARPTAMPMDAWREGDSFVVEFDLPGVQADSIDLDVERNTLTVHAQRPARSSDREMVAAERPRGVFSRQLFLGDTLDTDRIEAVYRDGVLRLTIPVAEKAKPRKIQVISPDQGEAKQLTNA; encoded by the coding sequence ATGCTGATGCGAACCGATCCGTTCCGCGAGCTCGACCGCCTGACGCAGCAGGTGATGGGCACCGCTGCCCGTCCGACGGCGATGCCGATGGACGCCTGGCGGGAGGGGGACTCCTTCGTCGTGGAGTTCGACCTCCCTGGCGTGCAGGCCGACTCGATCGACCTGGACGTGGAGCGCAACACCTTGACGGTGCACGCGCAACGCCCGGCTCGAAGCTCCGACCGGGAGATGGTGGCTGCTGAACGCCCGCGGGGGGTCTTCAGCCGTCAGCTCTTCCTGGGCGACACCCTCGACACCGACCGCATCGAGGCGGTCTACCGGGACGGGGTGCTGCGCCTGACCATCCCGGTCGCGGAGAAGGCCAAGCCACGCAAGATCCAGGTGATCAGCCCGGACCAGGGCGAGGCCAAGCAGCTCACCAACGCCTGA